From the Lathyrus oleraceus cultivar Zhongwan6 chromosome 4, CAAS_Psat_ZW6_1.0, whole genome shotgun sequence genome, one window contains:
- the LOC127138688 gene encoding uncharacterized protein LOC127138688 gives MAISGSESQSQTQTSTTTVIKTVNHVEVECVKCDSCGFTEECTPAYISKVRQRYQGRWLCGLCVEAVKDEVVRSERLITIEEALNRHISFCKEFRSSSTKTEHPIFVMSRILRRSLDSPRRPPPLRSNSTGVLPPVDGVRSSSLIRSESCFSSISG, from the coding sequence ATGGCAATTTCAGGATCAGAGTCACAGTCACAAACTCAAACTTCAACTACTACTGTTATAAAAACCGTTAATCACGTTGAAGTTGAGTGTGTGAAATGCGACTCATGCGGTTTCACAGAAGAATGCACACCAGCATACATCTCCAAAGTTCGTCAGAGATATCAAGGTAGATGGCTCTGTGGACTCTGCGTTGAAGCTGTCAAAGACGAAGTTGTTAGATCAGAGAGGCTTATCACCATTGAAGAAGCACTCAATAGACATATCAGTTTCTGTAAAGAGTTCAGATCGTCGTCTACTAAAACTGAACATCCTATCTTTGTTATGAGCAGAATTCTTCGCCGGAGTTTGGATTCTCCTCGACGGCCGCCTCCTCTTCGGTCGAATTCTACTGGAGTTCTTCCGCCTGTTGATGGTGTTCGGTCTTCGTCACTGATTCGATCGGAGAGTTGCTTTTCGTCGATATCTGGTTAA